One genomic window of Pseudomonadales bacterium includes the following:
- a CDS encoding TetR/AcrR family transcriptional regulator, whose translation MSNSSISAADRIREKKKRFLDREQRIIDASLRLLLQRGVDNVTVSAIAQEAGVGKGTVYKHFLTKTEILMSIILNYEQNISAKLRAGIDASERGDSGATPRAYFRARLENPAVDRLVQQLEVRLQGDPQVKAQMDELNKLRLSNINALNATTETLIAKGVLEDVPPHFHYLACWALAKGAVEVYFNSSFASLIDDKEQLLDFLTNIGITMGNRGQLKTAGSP comes from the coding sequence ATGTCCAATTCGTCCATTTCTGCCGCAGATAGAATAAGAGAGAAAAAAAAGCGATTTCTTGATCGTGAGCAACGTATTATCGATGCAAGTTTAAGGCTGCTCCTACAACGGGGTGTGGATAATGTCACCGTGTCGGCAATTGCTCAGGAAGCAGGCGTAGGAAAGGGCACCGTCTACAAGCATTTTCTAACCAAAACAGAAATTCTGATGAGCATTATTCTCAATTATGAGCAGAATATTTCTGCCAAGTTAAGAGCGGGTATTGATGCTTCAGAGCGTGGCGACTCCGGCGCGACACCACGGGCGTATTTCCGGGCAAGACTTGAAAACCCCGCTGTAGATCGGTTAGTACAGCAGTTGGAAGTGCGGCTTCAGGGAGATCCTCAGGTAAAGGCACAAATGGATGAATTAAACAAATTAAGGCTCTCCAACATCAATGCGCTCAACGCCACAACAGAGACACTCATCGCCAAGGGTGTGTTGGAAGATGTACCGCCACACTTCCATTATCTTGCTTGCTGGGCTCTCGCCAAGGGTGCGGTTGAAGTCTATTTTAACAGCAGCTTTGCCAGTCTGATTGATGACAAAGAACAATTGCTTGATTTTCTCACCAATATTGGCATTACCATGGGCAATCGCGGGCAATTAAAAACAGCAGGCTCTCCATAA